A window from Hemicordylus capensis ecotype Gifberg chromosome 2, rHemCap1.1.pri, whole genome shotgun sequence encodes these proteins:
- the LOC128341689 gene encoding uncharacterized protein LOC128341689, which translates to MGPKKAKAKTGGKRVRPPPRPAPISDSSSDEDGDMGTVRALIARLEALERQKLAPASEEKGGPSGSHVASKRVTRGLKRAKLMQSLASRIEALEAGNPQLVPAAVDLTSDNSGSPIVSGSGGGDARPADAQGLGAALSPARARGGTSSRTDAVVAVEPWRLEAQRAVWASLAPSTRTAYNRQCRAFMDFRTQVGLGQDWPPPAEHLMQFLVHLKGKGLSSRALAGYLAALAFQSKARGLADTTGDFRVRRMLEGWSREHPAEADSRKPILPLAIRGAVEHLAGVCRSPYETALFHAAMVVLFFGAFRASELFPRGWFSHSTRVVQFGDTVPGRAALTLRLRFSKTDQRGRGHLVSLHRAEDVLLCPVRALNAYLTLRGAAPGCLFIHEDGRPLTQYQFWAVARRALHAAGVDTARLSLHSFRIGAASTASRLGLSGETIQRIGRWRSATYRKYVR; encoded by the exons ATGGGTCCTAAGAAGGCAAAGGCAAAGACTGGAGGGAAGCGGGTTCGGCCCCCCCCTCGCCCTGCGCCAATATCTGATTCATCCTCGGATGAGGATGGGGATATGGGTACAGTTAGGGCGCTCATTGCGCGCCTCGAGGCGCTGGAGAGACAGAAGCTGGCGCCTGCGTCGGAGGAGAAGGGTGGTCCGTCAGGCTCACACGTGGCTTCTAAGAGAGTTACCAGAGGCCTTAAACGTGCCAAACTTATGCAATCCCTAGCATCCAGAATTGAAGCCTTGGAGGCGGGTAATCCACAGCTGGTCCCGGCAGCGGTTGACTTGACATCAGACAACAGTGGTTCGCCGATTGTTTCCGGATCTGGCGGTGGGGATGCCCGCCCTGCGGACGCGCAAGGGCTAG gtgcaGCGCTTTCGCCAGCTCGCGCCAGAGGCGGAACGTCATCCCGAACAGATGCCGTtgtggctgtggagccttggcgcTTAGAAGCGCAGAGGGCTGTTTGGGCCTCCCTGGCCCCCAGCACACGCACGGCTTATAATAGACAGTGCAGGGCCTTCATGGATTTTAGGACACAGGTAGGATTGGGTCAGGACTGGCCTCCTCCTGCGGAACATCTGATGCAGTTCCTGGTACACCTTAAGGGTAAGGGGCTTTCTTCCAGGGCATTGGCGGGCTATTTGGCGGCCCTGGCTTTCCAATCTAAAGCTCGGGGCCTTGCTGACACCACAGGGGACTTCAGGGTACGGAGGATGCTGGAGGGTTGGTCCCGGGAGCATCCGGCCGAGGCCGATAGCCGTAAGCCCATTTTGCCTTTGGCGATTCGGGGTGCAGTGGAGCATTTAGCGGGTGTTTGTAGGTCCCCTTATGAGACTGCGCTTTTCCATGCAGCTATGGTGGTCCTGTTTTTTGGGGCCTTTCGGGCCAGCGAGCTTTTCCCCAGGGGGTGGTTCAGCCACTCCACTAGGGTAGTCCAGTTCGGGGACACTGTCCCCGGGCGGGCCGCATTGACCTTGCGCCTGCGTTTTTCTAAGACTGATCAGCGGGGCAGGGGGCACCTTGTGTCACTTCATCGGGCAGAGGACGTTTTGTTGTGCCCAGTGCGGGCCCTTAACGCTTACCTGACCCTTCGGGGGGCTGCGCCTGGGTGCCTTTTCATCCATGAGGATGGACGCCCCCTCACTCAGTACCAATTCTGGGCGGTGGCCCGCCGTGCGCTTCATGCGGCAGGGGTGGACACTGCACGGCTTTCCCTTCACTCCTTCCGCATTGGTGCGGCTTCAACGGCCTCCCGGCTGGGTCTTTCTGGCGAGACTATCCAGCGCATTGGGCGTTGGCGATCTGCCACTTACCGGAAATATGTGCGCTAG